The following are encoded in a window of Candidatus Methylomirabilota bacterium genomic DNA:
- a CDS encoding MoxR family ATPase, whose translation MAQPPVSSQPQEQRVTEFVSSYQALRAEVGKIIVGHADVVGQVLVGLFAGGHVLLEGVPGLGKTLLIKTLAESLELTFSRIQFTPDLMPGDITG comes from the coding sequence ATGGCGCAGCCTCCCGTGTCGAGCCAGCCTCAGGAGCAGCGGGTCACGGAGTTCGTCAGCTCCTATCAGGCGCTGCGGGCCGAAGTCGGCAAGATCATCGTCGGCCACGCTGACGTCGTCGGCCAGGTCCTGGTCGGACTCTTCGCGGGCGGGCACGTCCTGCTCGAAGGCGTTCCTGGGCTCGGCAAGACGCTTCTGATCAAGACGCTCGCCGAGAGCCTCGAGCTGACCTTCTCGCGCATTCAGTTCACTCCCGACCTGATGCCGGGCGACATCACCGGC